The Gossypium hirsutum isolate 1008001.06 chromosome D03, Gossypium_hirsutum_v2.1, whole genome shotgun sequence genomic interval GCGAGACCATGCACCGTTTTTTACGATCTTCATCCACTCGATTGGCCACGCACTTCCTCTGCAATGTTTCCCAGACCTACGTTGATGATTGGTGATCCTCACCATGGAAATCCATGGAGGGTCTTCGCCGGTGCTCAGCTAATCACGTGCCTTTGTCTCCCATTAGCTTCCTGGAAAGAGCAGCAAAGGTTTACAGAGACAGAACATCGCTTGTTTATGGTTGTCGTAACTTCACATGGAATCAAACGCATCAACGTTGTCTTAAGCTCGCTTCTGCTTTGTCTCAGATCGGGATTTCCCGTGGTGATGTGGTTCGTTTCTTTTTCAAGCATctaccatttttcttttctttttttcttttgggttCATCTTCATTTTCGCCATAGCTCtgtaaattggattttttttttcacaatttgatgctggtcgaaatgaaaaaaaaatctttttttaggATATATATTAGTTTATCTTTGATAACTTCATGATTTTTACTCACATAGTACCTCTATAATTGATCTGTCATCAACATGCAGAACCAAACTGGTTTTATGTTCTGTCACTCGGATGCTTTTGTGCGGTGTATTCGTGTGTGTTTCGTTGAATTTTTATCCAATTGTTATATAACAATATAGCATGCAGGTGCCATGTTGAATTAAAGAATCAAATTGGAAATTTTCCATTTTGAGTTCTCTAATAAATTGTATTAAGCAGGTTTCAACTCTGGCTCCCAATGTTCCAGCAATGTACGAGCTGCATTTCGCGGTTCCTATGGCCGGAGCTGTTCTTTGTACGCTTAATTCCCGGCTCGACTCGGCCATGGTTTCAGTCCTACTCGCACATTCAGAAGCTAAGATCCTATTCGTAGACCACGGATTACTCGAAATCGCTCGCGGAGCATTCGACCATCTTGCTAAAACTAACACAAAACCACCAATCTTAGTTTTGATTTCTGAAGGGGATGACGATCCATCTCCAACCAGCATTGTGCCTTATGAATATGAAAGTTTTTTAGAAACTGGGcatattgaatttgagataaaAAGACCAAAGAGTGAATGGGATCCTATAAGTGTGAATTATACCTCTGGTACAACATCTAGGCCTAAAGGAGTTGTTTATAGTCACAGGGGAGCCTACCTCAATACTATCGCGACGCTTTTCCTTCACGGAATGCAGTCGATGCCGGTTTATTTGTGGACCGTGCCTATGTTTCATTGTAACGGTTGGTGCCTCACTTGGGGTGTCGCGGCACAGGGTGGCACAAACATATGCATGAAGAACGTTTCCCCGAGTAAAATATTTGAGAACATAGCTTTACATAATGTGACACACATGGGAGGAGCTCCAACCGTCCTAAATATGATTGTGAATTCATCTGTTAGAGAGCAAAAGCGGATTTCCAGCAAGGTCGTGATATGCACTGGTGGCTCACCACCGCCTCCACAGATCTTGCTTAAGATGGAAGAGTTGGGTTTTAGTGTGACTCACTTGTATGGCCTTACTGAAACTTACGGTCCTGGTACATACTGTGTGTTGAAACCCGAATGGGAATCCTTGCCTCCCGAGGAGCAATCGAAGTTGAAAGCTCGGCAAGGTACGCAACATCTCGGTTTGCAAGATGTTGACATATTAGATCCTGTCACGATGGAGAAAGTACCAGCTGATGGTAAAACCATGGGTGAAGTCATGTTCAAAGGAAACACTGTGATGAGTGGATACTTCAAAGACTCGAAAGCAACTGAGGAAGCATTTAAAGGTGGATGGTTTCACAGCGGTGATCTCGCCGTGAAACATCTAGACGGGTATATAGAAGTAAAGGACCGGCTGAAAGATATCATAATTTCTGGGGGAGAGAATATAAGCTCAATACAAGTTGAGACAGTTTTGTACAGTCACCCAGCAGTTCTCGAAGCTGCAGTTGTTGCACGGCCTGATAATCATTGGGGACAGACCCCTTGTGCATTCGTGAAGCTAAAAGAAGGATTTGACATTGACGCTCAAGAACTAATCCTGTTTTGCCGGGGTCACTTGCCGCATTATATGGCTCCCAAAACCGTGATCTTTGAGGAATTACCAAGGACATCAACTGGAaagatacaaaaatatatattgagaGAAAAAGCAAGGGCCCTTGGGAGCCTCTCTTAAGCAACAAATGATAATGTACTAACCCTAAAGATACAAAATTTCTCAAAAGTTTTTTTCATTATCATTCAATGGCTCATTGCATTGTGATAGTAGAAGAAAGCCACAAATTTTCTTTTGCCAGGTCAAGTTTGAGAATATGCGGGTGCCGAACGGAACCACAGTAAAGCCGATTTCCGATTTTCATTCCGCTTGTAATCATAGACAATCTATGATCATGGTAGTGAGCAACCGGCTTCCCCTCCAAATCAACTACCAAGACACCTGCATCTTTCTCCGTAGGTAATCGTCCGATATACTTCATCACGATCGCCATAACCTTTCGAATGAAAGGATACCTAAACGCAATGTCCAAAGGAACAGAATTTGCCTGCCGAAATTCGTAGAATAATGCTTGAATCATCAGAAAAATTATCAACAAACATAAACAAAGCGTTTAAATGGATATCAACAGATTCGTGTTACCGATGGTAATGCAATCCAGTAATGCCCATCACCATCGTATTTAATATTATCAGGAAAGCCTGGTAAATCATCAATAAATTTCTCCAGGTCTCCCTGATTGCTCCCCTTTGTGTAATACTTTCTGCACCTTCTCCTGCAATTGAATGTTGTTCAAGCATTAAAAAGGGTTTGCAAATTGCAGCAATGGaaaccatacatacatacatacatacatgacGGTTTCACAGAAGATTGCATGATCTTGATTAGGTGACACTGCGACTCCATTAGCAAAGTATAGATGACTGACTAGCACATCGGTTTTTCTCGTAACCGGATCGAAGCTCATAAATCGACCATGAGGCTTGCCTTCCAAGATATCCCATATATCTTCATTTAAGTTATATTTGTAAGAAGCGTCTGTGAAATATATCATTCCATTATCTGCAATATCTACACCATCTGTAAGCTTGAATTTATGGCCATCAGCTTCATCTGTTAGCAGCTCCACTTCACCATCCTTGCTTATATTCAGTAGTCCCTGATGCATTCATTATCCAACAGTTTTCATTCACTGTATAATGATGGTTTAAGTTTAGGGTAAATTTACTATTTGGGGACTGAACTTTTTTTACAAGTTAGGGCATGAACTTGGCAAATTTTCTCACGTTGGGGCTCGaactttttttgtccaagttaatcCCTTAATTTGACAATTGTTCTTACATTGAGACCGGAACTTTAAGTTTTCAAGAATTAACTTCGACAAAAAAGAAATTCAAGTCCCAACGTGAAAATAATTATCAAGTCCAAGAGCTtaacttagataaaaaaattcaGACTCTAATatagaagcaaaaaaaaaattcaagtatcaaTCCGAAAAACATTACAAGTTGAGATTCCAAAAACTGATTAAACCCTAAAGTTtaatcgtctttaatttgatttgACATAAATTTGCATAGGGAAGCAGGTACCTCTTGCTTAAGTGGACTTATAACAGTTTTAGCCCCTTCTAGTTGTTAAGTAttcaaattaagtccttttagattttttttaaaaatttttggccctcccaaaataaaattttttatttccacCTCAATACTGAATTTCTTGATTCGCCGTTGATTTTGTcctctacttttataatgtttttaataGGTTGATGTTGATAGTATTGTTAATTACTACAGAGTGATAACATGCATATCCACCAATATGTTAACACTTTAACAACAACTATTATCAATTTAGACTGTGAATAATACTATAAAATTAGACACCACCAAAGTGGAATATAAAGATAAACTATAATTAAACCCAATGTttgtaaatggcataataatttatttgaccttctaattttataaataaagttattttggttctctatttatttttttgctGTCTTCTATCTCTTAAATTGgatgtttgtcaaatcacctcaatATGATGAAAAAGATACACATGAATTGGACTGACTAATAACAACATAAAAGTAGAgggacaaaaattaaaataaaaaaaatatgaaaccctaaatttaaaaaagtGTGGGACTAAAACTAGAATTAGACCCTTTCAACAAAAAAACTGTGTAGGAAAGGTCAAGGAATTAGGGAAAAAGCAAAATTTCCAAAGTTAGTCCCTGAATTTTTTTATCCACTAAACGTGATAAATTCTAATTTATATGAGACTTTAAGATTATGtccagggatttaaatagcggaCCGATATCGGAATAGCGGCAGTTATATAGCGGTAGTGGCGCCGTCCGAAACCGCTATTGCTAAAAATAACGGTATGAAGCGGAGTCACACCAATAGCGGTGGATCGCGGCCGCAATTTAACGGGTAACGGCCAATTGCGGGAATAACGGGCCGCTATTCCAGTTATTTTCCGTTACAGTGGTTAAAGCAGCATCAGATTGAAGGATGAGATGAAGGTTGGGGATTCCGTTCAGGTACAATAGAGAAAAGAATTAGCTTAGGTTCACAGCCCACCCCTTCTTTTGAGCAAGAGTGAGTAGTAGCTAAGATCTTGAGGTTTTCAGCGTGCTTGCTGTCCATGGTTGGGTCGATTCTGCGGGGGCCAGTGGAATTGTACAACCGGCGCGAAACAGCCGGGCAATGGGATATGTCGATTGTATGACCACCTGAAAAACAAATGAGAGACTTTGAACATCCGAGAAGCCTGAGAACATTTCCCCAAAGGAAAAGTGATGCAAGGATGAAGATGATGAGCCATGAAGCGACAGTGATGAAGTTGAACTGATGTACTTGTAGGCTGAAGCAATATCCATGTTGCTGTTGAAACCAGAACAACTGTTGCACACTTGCACTCACTTTCTTTCTCCtgaaatatttttgaaagaaagTAGTTTGGGGGTGTATTTCCTCTGTGTTTTCAAGTAATGAAACGTTgaatttgttgataaaaaaatttaagtgaagAACAAAGAGGAGTTTGTTTGATTTACACGTGCACAAGTGTAAAGAACAACGTGGAAGCCATGCAATAGTCGGTAAAATTGGAGAACTAAGTGGTCAAGTTAAGCCCTTGGTTACTGAAGAGAGTAAGGAGAGTAGTGAAGTTGTGGAAAAGGCTTGGAATGTTTTACAATAAATTgttggaattttaaaaaaattcacaaccGCGACACTTGCGATGACCGCAATAGCATCCGTTATGTCCGCAACCGCGATAAACGTAAcgcgaccgaaaacgcgaccgAGACCGTTATTTAAATCCCTGATTATGTCAAATGGCACACTCTCAATCATGTTATCAAAAGGACTATAAATGAGACAAGTTCAGAGACCAAGTTGAAAAAAATTGCAAAGTTTAGGTACTAATCCGAAAAACTAACCTTATATGCATCAGCAACGATTATTTCCTTGTTGTGACCAAGTGCGAGTCCTAGCGGTCTACCATGGGTGTTAACAAAATTTTCCACAACCGAGTCATTCAACCTGACTCGCTTGATCCACCCATCGTGACAACCAGTGAAAACGACGTTCGCCGTGGAATCATACGCGATATCTTCTGGTCCTTGTAACTCCCCAGCGCCCAACAACTCCGCGCCTTGGAGCATGCGCTCATTGCGCAACGAGACGACCACGGGTGCCTCACCCAGCTCGTGGATCGGCAGTGGAGCAGGATCGAATGAATCGAGCTGGTACACAAGCATAGCCGCCACTACGGGGAACATCGTGAATAAAACAGTAATGAAAGGGCGCCATAATCTCTTCCTCGGTTGATCGCCGGCGCTAGACGCCTGTGATTGAGAAACCGTTTGTGATCTCGAGTCCGCCATTGTAAAACCGTCACCAAGTTGTTGACAGATTCTGGTTTCTTATGGAGATTGAAAAACGTCAAAATGGTTACCTGCTTCACATTGTCCACTCATAGTCCTACACGACTACAAAccgataattaatttttataatatgcCGTTGCCGGCCATACTTCTTCCAACATTTCACATTGGGATATGTGTCAGTCTCATTGTGATTTAAGAAATTGTTTGTTTACACTTTACAGCCAAGAGAGATGAAAGCATTCAACAAAGGTATTAAATTAGTAATCAATTTATTGGGTGCATTGTACCAGGTCCATTTCCGAACCAAAATTATTCAGTTAGGTCGtccttaaaaataattatggatatGGACCCTAAATTTAAAAGCATGTTGATATATGAAGTATTTTTTTTGTGCTCAGACtcataaatatgtgtatatataaacttataaatatgTTTAGAATTTCTTCCTAAACAATGTGggattcatttttcttttaattaataatatatattttatatttttttatacttatagagtttaattttttttacaaaaagttaatatttgttacattataaataaaaattttaaactctataagtaaaaaaattataaaatataaatatgattaatatatcatttagtaCTTGAGTTTAgcttcaattttcaatttaacatCTAAAGCAAACAACATATATGTTCCATGAATGTTTAACACACTGAAAGAACCATAGGtacttaattgagaaaaaaatatcaaaatgaatattaaaactaaactcaaatattaaattaagacaaaaaaaaaacctcagaTAACCAATAGTATATTAATCTTGTTACGAACTTTTATGGTACAATAAGAACGAaaacagaataaaaaaaataacagtaAAATATAATAGATTTTCATTTCTAGAAAACACTTTTCAACACCAATAACAATACTAAAGTACCTGTAACTGTAAAAGTGAAAGTTATTACTGACTATGTCGAGCTGGGTGTTGGTCGAGATCGACACGGATAATATAAGGGAGGATAAAAGACCcgatatataaatgattttttagCTTAAACCCAGATGAAACAAAAGTTAATTCAACATCCCTATAATGTGCAACGGGCTTCCCATTAATGTCGACCACCAGCATCCCACCATTTTTCTCCGATTTGATTCGACCTATCCAGCCTATCCACCGATCAACCATAGCCGCTGCCTTTCGAACCATCGGATATCTCATTGCTATATCCCAAAACATTGTATTTCCCTAATGTGATATCACCAAATGTTAATTCATATAAAAGGAATTGGATAATTAAGGTTTAATTGCTGTTTTAGTCACTATACTATACTGAAATTTGAGACTTATTGGTAATTTAGTTATTCACTTCTTAATCTTTCtacttttgaaataattaaataatggaaATTAAAGCTAATAATTATCCGTCATATCATTATCTTACAGTAGGCAATGCAATCCAATAATGGCCATCtccatcatatttgatgttatcaGGCATCCCTGGTAAATTATCAATGAACTTTTCAACATGTCCCTTCTTATGGCCCTCAATGTAATACTTTCTGCACCTCCTCCTGCATATCCACagtaatcctttatcaactcatATATACAATGAAagagatgaattttaatttggggTTGTAAGTATGTAAAAAAAACATACATGGGGGTTTCACAGAAGATGACACAATCTTGATGAGGTGACACAGCAATTCCATTAGCAAAGTAAAGATCGGTGAGCAGCACATCGGCTAGTTTTGAAATGGGGTCGAACCTAATAAGCCGACCACGAGGCCTACCCTCCATTATGTCTTGAAAGAATTCGTGCAAGTTGTACTTGTAGGAAGCATCGGTGAAATACACCGTGCCGTCCTTAGCTACATCGACACCATCCGTTAACTTAAATTTCATAGCGTCGGCTTCGTCTGCTAGCACCTCGATAGCACCATCTCTACTTATTTTCAATAgcccctatatatatatatatacaaatgttaCAAATATTGTGTATGCAAAACGTGtttcttaaattaattattgattgtTGATAAGGTTTTGAGAGATGAGGTAATATTTGATCATGTTTAGATACATTACTTCAACTAAAATGATATAtgattataattatatttgttaatGATTCGGGTCGGACTGGGATCAAGTGGGATGAGGTAATATTTTATCATGTTTAGATGGATGAATTGGATGAATAAATTTTGTGATAAGTTTTAGGTATGTTTAGATTCATTTGGTTAAGGTTTAAGACATTTAAATGTGCAGGATTTTGACCATTTGGTCATTGAGTCTCAAGATTGAAAAAACATGTCTTGAGACCATTACAAGAGACAGTTGTTAATAGGTCTGAGACAAACTATCTTTATCTCGAAATAGAAAAACATCAAAGGTAAATAGGTTTTGCCTTGCTTCAGGTCTCAGGTCTCAGGTCTCAGGTCTCAGGTCTCAGGTCTCAGGTCTCAGGTCTCGAGACATAACATGTAATGTCTAGAGACATTTTTAGTtcgaaactaaaaattttaaagtaatttataACCTGTCTCTCGAGACATAAAGGAGTTGTTTgtgtataatatattaaaataaaaaccagaCCTTGTAAGCGTCAGCAACGATGACTTCTTGGTTGAGCCCCAAAGTGAGTCCAAGCGGTCTACCACCAGTGTTGACCCAGTCCTCAACAACCGTGTCGCTACCCGAGTCGTTCACCCACACTAGCTTTATCCATCCATCTACAGTGCCCGTGTAGATTACTTGAGATCTGGAATCATACGCAAAATCTTCCGGTCCCGGAAGCTTACCGGCACCCAAAAACTCCGCCCCTTGTAGCATATGGTCGTTATGCAACAAGGGCGGCTCGAAGGGGACACTCAACTCGTGGAGGGGCATAGGGGCGGCGTCGAACGAGTCAAGCTGGTAAACAACTATAGCTGCAACCACCGGAAGCAGAATTGCGGGTAAAAGAAGAGGTAGCAACGGCCATGGCCGTGTTCTTGAATTAGAAGGAGATTTGGGTGAGGAAGGTGAGATTTTTGACTCAGGCATTGTATGAATAAACTATTCCAACGGATGGCGTGCAGAATGTCGTAAAATATAGGCTATTTTacctataaaaaaatattatatttacaaaaataatctaagtttaaaaataataaccaaaataatttgaaataaacaaTAAATTTGAGTTGTGATATGACAATAACCGGAACCCACTTGTATTTTGGACCCATGATTGCTTGATAATTgtgttaactttaaaaaaataatttttttagttttggcCTGTCAATAATCGGAACccgtgtaatttttttaaaaattgtataatacagatatacaaaaaaaaagaaattttttttttgatgctAGCCTGTCAATGGCTGGCACCCAGTACAGTAAAAAAATTCGAGTTTTCGTCTGTAAATGGCCGGCACCAAAGtaggaaaaaaagtaaaaagccAGAACACAATAcggtaaaaaaaatttgttttactttttttcgTGTCAGTATCAAgtatcagtatacgaaaaaagtaaaaaaaaaatctgtcaatggccggcacccagtacagtaaacttttctttttactttttttcgtGTTCGTATCAGGTATCAGTatacaaaaaaagtaaaaaaaaatttgggtgctggtATGTTAATGGCCGACACCACCTTTTTTGgtgaaaacaaattttttttaatttttttgtgttaaTAGCAGgtatcagtatacgaaaaaagtaacttttttttatatctataaatttaataTAGTTGTTCAGGATTtaaggttttatttttatattttcgtgtAATAATTTTTTCGAACGTTTGTATTTTTATAGTATCgggtaataatatatattttttatattaatactgtagaatgaatatattttattgtGCATGTAAATTTAATTTGTCGTGTAGTAttacttatttgaattattattttttaaatattacgaagtcatgtatttaaaaaaataattatgttagatccattaaataaatattaaaaaaataaaaaaatataaaaataaaagaaatatttaactGTACCGGCCATTGGTAGGCcaccaccaaattttttttttacttttttcgtatatTGATACTTGCTATTgacacgaaaaaaataaaaaaaaatatttctttccaccaaaaaaggtggtgccggccattggcaggccaccaccaatttttttttacttttttcgtatactgatacGTGATATTGACacgaaaaaaagtaaaaaaaaaattactatacTGGCTGCCGGCCATTGGCAGACCAAAACTCGAATTTTTTTACTGTACTAGgcgccggccattgacaggctagcacctaaatttttttttcctttttttttcgtactgggtgccggccattgacaggccagcagcaaaaatttttttttccttcttttttgtatatcagtattatacaattaaaaaaatacacgggttccggccattgacaggccaaaacccaaaaaaatatttttttaaagtctgacACAATTATCAAGCAATCATGGGTCCAAAATACTGTTCATTTCAGGTTATTTTGGTTATTGTTTTTAAACCTgtgttatttttgtaaatataatatttttggggCTATTTAGGTAAAATAGccgaaaatatatataataaaacatattttagcTAATTCGCGTTCTgattacttaattttaaatagttACGAAAAGGTTATTGAaggaaagtttttatttaagtcactgaattattaaaattgttattgtatGATTTTTATCAACTGAAAACTCTCATTTAGCTTTTCTTCTatagttcatttttttttataaaatagtttTAATGTCACGAATCTgtaaactaaaattcaaatagttTTCTTCACTAATCTTTGACACTGATAATCAGATTGACTTGAATCTAAAGTATACTCTTCCACTTGATAATGAGTATActcttttgaataattcaataattattttataattttttaaaattaaatgactaaatcgtaatttattaataatttagtgacatttGATATAATTTACCCTATATATATATGAGGAAGAAACAAGGAAGGtattaaaaattgttaattttgaaaactctcgaacttagggtgagtttggatgggcgattgagtGTGGTGCgttgcgtttagcttactttttatctcacgctacaatatcgctacagtatctaatctcaccgccactgctgtttttacactaatcatAGGTAAATGCACCAcctatccaaactcacccttaaatTTGGTGATGAGTTAGAGTCAGTGAGTTTACGTCCCACGGACTACGTTAATCGACCTCGATAAGTGTTCACTACGGAGATCTTGGGTAGCGTGGCATTAGTGTACTAGTGAGCTCCAAGTGACAATTCAACGACCAGTAAAATAGATCAATACATATTAGTGAGTATAAGAACATAACTTAGATCTAAGTTGATCTGACAATCTAGGAAGAAAGCTATTTGGATTTCGTTTTCCAAATTCATGACCtttaaaattgtttcatgaaaaaattgaattagaagaaaagttTTCGATTGATGCAGGTAGTGTAAATTATATAACGATTTTAACAGCTcgatgacttaaatgaaaactttcaaatagtttaatgatcattttataactttttaaagtcaAATGACCAAAACGCAaacttagaaataatttaatcgcTTCTTTAAAATTGCACATGGTGGTGAGGTTTTCTTTTGGTGGGGTATATATTGGCGACCAACCAATTTTATGATCAAAATTTTGAAGATTCTTTTGGATAATTTTACACGACTTTTCTCCTAATTTTATGGACGCACTTGTCTATTcacaaaaatatattataataagaggatattttttttatattttactaaaatccataaaaaattaacataaatttaagggtattttgatatattttaataagaggactaatattattttaagggtatttatcttgataagtttAGACATAATAACAATGATGTGATTTGAACATAATATATCTAGAGATGGATTTAGGGGCTGGTAGGGGCCTCGACCCtcattaaaatagaaaatttatcattttagtcttttgaatttttaaaattttaaattaataaaggtaaaattgcgcTTTGGCtctcttaaaaatgataaaattttgtttaatcctttaaaaattataaagataacaatttaatttcggcccctaAATTTTTTTCCTAGCTTCGCCCTTGAATATATTTTATGTCCACTAtattaattttaccatttcaattagggtcaattttaattttagataaatttttataaatttattatataatttttttcactcgTGTCATATATGTGccataatctaatatatatatatcagtaattaaaatttttataattaatgtaaCATCTCAAAAGGTAAGTATCAATTAGATGCCTAAATTAATAGAGGCTGCCTTGTGACTTAGGGAAATTGCTAGCCCAAATATTTAagatatttgattttaaattactttttaagttttaatcaattaatga includes:
- the LOC107937832 gene encoding probable acyl-activating enzyme 2, which codes for MEGLRRCSANHVPLSPISFLERAAKVYRDRTSLVYGCRNFTWNQTHQRCLKLASALSQIGISRGDVVSTLAPNVPAMYELHFAVPMAGAVLCTLNSRLDSAMVSVLLAHSEAKILFVDHGLLEIARGAFDHLAKTNTKPPILVLISEGDDDPSPTSIVPYEYESFLETGHIEFEIKRPKSEWDPISVNYTSGTTSRPKGVVYSHRGAYLNTIATLFLHGMQSMPVYLWTVPMFHCNGWCLTWGVAAQGGTNICMKNVSPSKIFENIALHNVTHMGGAPTVLNMIVNSSVREQKRISSKVVICTGGSPPPPQILLKMEELGFSVTHLYGLTETYGPGTYCVLKPEWESLPPEEQSKLKARQGTQHLGLQDVDILDPVTMEKVPADGKTMGEVMFKGNTVMSGYFKDSKATEEAFKGGWFHSGDLAVKHLDGYIEVKDRLKDIIISGGENISSIQVETVLYSHPAVLEAAVVARPDNHWGQTPCAFVKLKEGFDIDAQELILFCRGHLPHYMAPKTVIFEELPRTSTGKIQKYILREKARALGSLS
- the LOC107937833 gene encoding protein STRICTOSIDINE SYNTHASE-LIKE 5, with the protein product MADSRSQTVSQSQASSAGDQPRKRLWRPFITVLFTMFPVVAAMLVYQLDSFDPAPLPIHELGEAPVVVSLRNERMLQGAELLGAGELQGPEDIAYDSTANVVFTGCHDGWIKRVRLNDSVVENFVNTHGRPLGLALGHNKEIIVADAYKGLLNISKDGEVELLTDEADGHKFKLTDGVDIADNGMIYFTDASYKYNLNEDIWDILEGKPHGRFMSFDPVTRKTDVLVSHLYFANGVAVSPNQDHAIFCETVMRRCRKYYTKGSNQGDLEKFIDDLPGFPDNIKYDGDGHYWIALPSANSVPLDIAFRYPFIRKVMAIVMKYIGRLPTEKDAGVLVVDLEGKPVAHYHDHRLSMITSGMKIGNRLYCGSVRHPHILKLDLAKENLWLSSTITMQ
- the LOC107937805 gene encoding protein STRICTOSIDINE SYNTHASE-LIKE 5; translation: MPESKISPSSPKSPSNSRTRPWPLLPLLLPAILLPVVAAIVVYQLDSFDAAPMPLHELSVPFEPPLLHNDHMLQGAEFLGAGKLPGPEDFAYDSRSQVIYTGTVDGWIKLVWVNDSGSDTVVEDWVNTGGRPLGLTLGLNQEVIVADAYKGLLKISRDGAIEVLADEADAMKFKLTDGVDVAKDGTVYFTDASYKYNLHEFFQDIMEGRPRGRLIRFDPISKLADVLLTDLYFANGIAVSPHQDCVIFCETPMRRCRKYYIEGHKKGHVEKFIDNLPGMPDNIKYDGDGHYWIALPTGNTMFWDIAMRYPMVRKAAAMVDRWIGWIGRIKSEKNGGMLVVDINGKPVAHYRDVELTFVSSGFKLKNHLYIGSFILPYIIRVDLDQHPARHSQ